From the genome of Arthrobacter russicus:
TTCCGGCATTCCCGATCCTGCAGGCGGATCTCCGAGTCAGTGCGGCGGCGGTGCAACTGACCCTGGCCGCGACAACCATCGGTTTCGCGGCCGGCCAGCTGGTGGTCGGGCCGCTGAGCGACAAATTGGGCCGCCGGCTCCCGCTCATCGTGGCCACCGCGATCCATGTGCTCGCCTCGATCGGCGCCGCGCTGTCCACCGATGTGACCATGCTGGGCGTTTTCCGGGTGTTGCAGGGCATCGGCGCCGCCGGAGGCGGCGTGGTGGCCATGGCGATGGTGCGGGACCTGTTTTCCGGTTACCCCTTGGTGCGGATGATGTCCCGGTTGGCGCTGGTGAATGGCATGGCCCCGATCGTGGCGCCGCTGATCGGCTCCCAACTGCTCTCCTTCATGTCCTGGCCCGGAATCTTCTGGTTGCTCAGCGGCTACGGCCTATTGGTACTGGTCGCGGCGGTTTTCCTGATCGTGGAGACGTTGCCCCCGGAGCTGCGCAAATCGCAGACCAGCATGCTGAGCCGCTACCGGGTGCTGTTCTCCGACCGGATCTTCGTCGGGATGCTGCTCCTGGGCGGGCTGAACTTCGCCGGGCTGTTCAGTTACCTCTCCGCATCGCCGTTCGTTTTCCAAGGGATCTACGGCTTGAGTCCGCAGCAGTACGGACTGCTCTTCGCACTGAACTCGATTGCCGTGGTGATCGGTGTCCAGGTCAGCGCCCGGGTGGTCCGCCGGGTCGGCCCGCAATGGGTGATCGCGGTCGCCACCGCAGTGCAATTCAGCATGGCCGTGCTGATCGTGGTCTTCGACCGGATCGGCCTCGGCTTCTTCGGCACCCTGATTCCGCTCTGGTTCTACATCTTGGCCACCGGATTCATCTTCCCCTGTGTGCAGGTGATCGCCTTGGCCAACCACGGCGCCAGAGCCGGTACCGCCGCGTCCCTGCTGGGCGCCGCGACTTTCGGCCTGGCCGGCGTGATCTCTCCACTGGTCGGCGCCTGGGGAACCAGTACCGCGACCCCCATGGGCGCTATCATGGCAGCATGCATCGGCCTGGGCATCCTCACGCTCTGGCTCGTCGTCCAGCCGAAGAAAGTGCCGCCCCTGTGACCAGCCCAGCCGAGCCGGTGATTGCCGAACCCGACCGGAGGCGGCGAGCCTGGCGGAGTCCTGCGGTGTGGTCCATGCCGGCCGCGGTCACCTTGCTTTTCCTGCTGACCGGCCTGCTTACCGGAGCTCTGGTTTCCGGACCGTCGTCCGAACTGCTCGAAGTGGTCGGGCTGGACTTCAGCACGCCGTACAGCCGCCCCTGGGCGCTGCTGACCTCGGGCTTCTTCGCGGGCAACCTGGTCGAATACCTGGTGGCGGCCGTTCTGCTGTTCCTCGGCCTCTGCCTGGCCACCCGCTTCGCCGGAATCTGGCGTACCGTGCTGGCCTTCGTGGTCAGTGCCGTGCTCAGCGCCTTCCTGCTCAGTCTGCTGCTGGAATGGGGGCTCAACAACGACATCGGATGGTTCGGTTACCTCGCCGGCGACCTGCAGATCGGCAGCTTCGGCGGATTGTGCGGCGCCTTGGGCATGTCCACTGCGGCCATGGATTCGTTGTGGCGGCGTCGGGTGCGCAGTTGGCTGCTCGCGGTGACCATCATGTTCGCGCTGTACTTGGGCACCGGGCAGACCATCATCGCCTTGGTCGGCACCATCGTCGGCATCGGCCTCGGAGCACTGCTGCTGCGGCGTTCGACCGACCACCATCTCCGTCACTCGAGCCTGCGCGAGACCCGGGTGCTGGTCTCCACCGGGGTGGCAGTCTTCGCCGTCGGCCCGCTGCTGAGCCAGCTCAGTGCCGGCTTCGCGATCGGACCGCTCTCCCTGGCCAATCAGTTGATGCTGCAATCGATTCCGGACAAACAGACGCTCAGCGACATCTGCGGCAGCGACCCGGCCTGCATCACCTTGCAGGACACCGTGGGCATTTCCAGCCCCGGCGCAGTGCTGCTGACCTTGATCCCGGTGCTGCTGCTCCTGGTCTGCGCGGACGGGCTGCGGCGCGGACGACGGCTTTCCTGGTGGATCACCCTCGGCGTGCAAAGCTACGTGCTCGCCTTCACGGTGTTCATGCTGCTGATCTTCTACGGTTCTTCGTTGACCGATTTCAGCAGCGAAAACCTCGGCGTGCTGTTCGCCTACATCGTGCCCACCCTGTTGGCTCCGGCACTGATCCTGGCGGTGCTTTGGAGCACCAAGGCAGCGTTCGGCGTCCGGTCCAGCGCTGCGGGCCGGCGGGCATTGGCCCGGACCGCATTCGGGCTCGCCGCCTCATTGCTCGTGGTCTATGCGCTGGCCTGGTTCGCCGAAGACAATCTCGCCAACTCCAGTATCGAAGACCTGCTCACCCAGCTGCCGCATTTGCTGATCCCGTTCCCGCTCCCGTTCGACATCTTCCTCCCGCAGGGGCTGGTTTCGACGCTGCTTTACAACTTCGGCGCCGCCGCGATCTGGGCGGTGATCCTCTACCTCCTGGTGCGCGATTACCGC
Proteins encoded in this window:
- a CDS encoding Bcr/CflA family multidrug efflux MFS transporter; its protein translation is MSTLTHPGDALSKRQKLVYIVVLGLLTALAPFTIDLYLPAFPILQADLRVSAAAVQLTLAATTIGFAAGQLVVGPLSDKLGRRLPLIVATAIHVLASIGAALSTDVTMLGVFRVLQGIGAAGGGVVAMAMVRDLFSGYPLVRMMSRLALVNGMAPIVAPLIGSQLLSFMSWPGIFWLLSGYGLLVLVAAVFLIVETLPPELRKSQTSMLSRYRVLFSDRIFVGMLLLGGLNFAGLFSYLSASPFVFQGIYGLSPQQYGLLFALNSIAVVIGVQVSARVVRRVGPQWVIAVATAVQFSMAVLIVVFDRIGLGFFGTLIPLWFYILATGFIFPCVQVIALANHGARAGTAASLLGAATFGLAGVISPLVGAWGTSTATPMGAIMAACIGLGILTLWLVVQPKKVPPL
- a CDS encoding bifunctional lysylphosphatidylglycerol flippase/synthetase MprF; translated protein: MTSPAEPVIAEPDRRRRAWRSPAVWSMPAAVTLLFLLTGLLTGALVSGPSSELLEVVGLDFSTPYSRPWALLTSGFFAGNLVEYLVAAVLLFLGLCLATRFAGIWRTVLAFVVSAVLSAFLLSLLLEWGLNNDIGWFGYLAGDLQIGSFGGLCGALGMSTAAMDSLWRRRVRSWLLAVTIMFALYLGTGQTIIALVGTIVGIGLGALLLRRSTDHHLRHSSLRETRVLVSTGVAVFAVGPLLSQLSAGFAIGPLSLANQLMLQSIPDKQTLSDICGSDPACITLQDTVGISSPGAVLLTLIPVLLLLVCADGLRRGRRLSWWITLGVQSYVLAFTVFMLLIFYGSSLTDFSSENLGVLFAYIVPTLLAPALILAVLWSTKAAFGVRSSAAGRRALARTAFGLAASLLVVYALAWFAEDNLANSSIEDLLTQLPHLLIPFPLPFDIFLPQGLVSTLLYNFGAAAIWAVILYLLVRDYRRFGGLSKDQAADARQAGLLIRRGGGSLSHMALWEGNHFWFTPDGQAGVAYQVHHGVALTVAEPFGDPRWIGDAARGFVSHCIELGLVPCFYSAPAELGTALAELGFHPLEVAEETRLDVTAQTFKGKEWQNVRTALNKARKLEITDHWGSFSSFSPALRAQIAQLSEEWVAEKALPQLGFTLGGLDELKDESVVCCLAVDETGAVLAVTSWLPVYAKGEIVSWTLDFMRRHPDSFNGVMEFMIACAVKRFQNSVDSISLSGSPLAGTANPEAGEEPQDGMERLLSSLAAALEPFYGFRSLAAFKSRFQPSYRTLYMYYQDSLALPSIALAVSEAYLPGLSGRQRTQMLRQLISR